The genomic stretch GTTCTGACTGTCTGCGCTTCACACGCACGGTCTACCATGACCACAGTGAGTGGGAATCCTGAACGTCGGGGACACTATATATTAATGGTGCCTCtgtatcgccccccccccccaagtcgttGCATAACTGTTTGGGCTTTACACAGACGCTTAacccgagcacaggggtccccaaACGCACCGCCGGTCCGACAGATCGTACACGGATATAACTCCGGTCACACCACACTGAGCCACACTCACTGCGACCGGCGTAAATTTCAAACCCGGAGACTGCTTACCATAATCTCGCAGGTTCTCCTGCCCCTGGGACAGTCGCTGTTGTGCATGGGCAATTACTTGACTAGACGGACTGGGGGTCTGTGTCGACTTGTTATGTGTCATAAAGGGGGAGTTTGGAAGGGAAATGTCGAGTGAATGATATCCGCTTGACGATGCGGACAGCGCACTAAATCGCGGGGCCGCTTGCACTTGACCAGGGACCCTATTTGTAGTTACAATCCCTCCCCACATTTGGTCCCCTTCGCCGGCTTGGCGGTTCTCGGACCGGCTTGGATCGGAGTCTGTTCCGCCACTGGGTTGCGACTCTCCGCCTTCCCCTCGCTCAGTTATGGTGGTCGAGCCATTCGTGTGATTTTGTCCTCTGCAGAATAGACAGAGCAGGGGATCGTTAATAGTATTTATCCCACGTGGTTTGCTTTATCTAACCGATTTGACTGTCAAGTCGCTTTAAAATACATGGTCTCATTCATATTGCAAAAACTAAAAATCAAACATGCACTATTCCGTTAGATAGTCTCGCATAGGAAGGGGGAAAATGTTTGAAACGAAAAAGGAAATGTAGAACTCGAAACATCTACTGCGCTCCTCGTAACGTTACTCTCTGTCCGTAATATTGCTGCCGCAACTATACCTCCCACTCAATCCCAGCTCCTATTGTTCACCGCAAACTGCTGATTGTAGCAGTTTCTAAAAGCGAAGCAAACGCTGGCAGAGGGTGCAAGTTGTAACtgcgtcacacacacacgcactgcaCCGAGAGCCAAGTATGGGATAAATATTTCCCGTTTTCTGTAAACACTGCGCTCAAGAATGGGTGCGcgttaaaatgaaaaataacacgGCAAGACCAGCCGAGCGGTAGGTCGGCAGTCTGTCATTCAGCAAAAGCAACGCAAAACAGCAATTCGGCTGACGTCCCgaaaaaataaaagtaactgtctgcacttaatgttttttttttgtaaatgaaaCAGCAGAATAGCGATCCATTTCTTTTCTCACATGCCAAAGTTTTTTTTCATACTTTTCAAAAATAATTTCGACCCCACCGcgcctgttcatacttacgtttTACATACAAGCGGAATGTCAAAGATAGTCCCGTAAGATTAATGCACGGCAATGCGCAAACGTCCGGCAGGTAGTGATCATCGTACGCGGGGGAAGGCGACGTGCCCGGCGCTTTCCTGTCGGCACGGCTGTGTTATGAAAACTTATCCGCAGCTCCCGGAGCTTAAAAACTCTGCTGAATCGCTGAGGTCTCTGATTGACAGACGACTGGCCAAATGAACGAAAAGAGGGTCTCTGTATATTTCTTGCACATTAGCACCACCTAGGGGCCACTTATTACGTGGAAGGGTTGAAACGCTGGAAAGGCAGAGAGGCTGCATGTGCCAGTAAAAGAACCGACAGTAACTATCAGCGCTTATCGCGGACATCTATTCTGATACATCCGTATAATTCCGGAGAATGCCATTTACGCCggaaaataaatacaattagCGTGACTCTCGAATACTATAAAGAAAACATTGTCGTATCCTacccaaataaaaataaagttgcTACGAATGAAAAAAATGAGTCAATGCCGTTTCAAAAATGAATAATCCATTTCTCGCTATATTAACAAGAGCAGTGCAGTCATTTAACAAAACGCTACAGCACTTTTTGTCGAAAGCCGCAATCAGACTTTGTGTGGCGTTAAGCTTTATACCGAAACGAGAAAACGGGATGAGCTCGTAATCTTTATTTCCCGTAATAAATAAATCAGCCCGAACTTCTGATTCTAGCTGGAGTTATAAATGTGGATGGATTTTAGGCACTGCTTGCAGAGACATTTAAGACACATGCGGATATATTTTTAATGCGATCGGGGTAAATAGTCTACTGTGAGTACAGGCTGCCTACGGCTATCTGTGCCGACTCAAGGCAGCGCTCGGTGTAGACAAGTTATAATGTACCCGCGGATATTGACAGAACAATAGTGTGACCAaatgaataaaaacataacAAGAAGCGCATGCAATGCTTTCGCACTTACCTTTGGGACATTTCCAACCCTGTTTTCAaaactttttttgaaaaaaagaaaaaagaaagaaaaaaacggaataaagaaaaaaaatgctaaagCGCTGCTGTGCAAGTCGACTCGACTGTCTGccagaaagcataaagtgtGGGCTAGGTGTTCTCGTGAAAGCCCACGATTCTTATTCTCGAATCAAAATGTCAAAGAGTTATTTTACGGTTTTAGAAGAAGCGTGTTTCGGTTTGTTGTGCCCGGCGATCCTCTGATCGGCAcgccaacaacaaaaaaaacctgCCCGTGTAGCAGCAGGTCACTAGATGATACTTCCTACTTTGCCTTCTGCCACGATTTGTGCGAAGCTTGTGCGCCGTAGATGAAGAAGTGACTGCTGACGGCCCGCCTACCGGCTGGACCTCGGCGCGCACCTTTTCATAGCGATGGATGCGATGGCAGGCTCGCAGATAGTCGACTTTGGCGACTATTGCGAGAGACCTGCCATTGCCTGTGGGAACTGGGACTTATTACAATATCAGAAGGCTGCTTTTGGGGGGACAGCGTTCAGGCGACCCCATCCCCGAGTAACCTGATCAACCCGATTACGCTCCCAGCTGTTAAATAACGATATGCATAACATTCCTGTTTTGGCGCTATAAATCGCAAAGTTTCCAAAGACAATCATTCTATCAAGTATTCAGGCTATCAATGCGTTGTTTCGAAAATATCTGGTCATTTGTTCATTTGGTCGGGTGATTTTTTTGTTGGTACAGTCGGAGGAACCATAATCACGAAGTGATATAATTTTCATGTTAAAACCCGTTAATGGCCAGATAGCCTAGATAATTGTTTGAGAGAAAATCGCGATGAACTTCATATATTAAATAAGCACGAGGGGAAACGATTGCAGGTGGGTTATTGAAATATAATCACCACGTCGTGACAAGTGagcaatatttatattttaatcccTGAAAAACAAGTAATGTTTCACCCAAATAGTTATATGACACATAGTTTGCATTTAGTTACTTGAAATGTATTTTGTGGTTTTCGGCTAAACTGTGTACTATTGTGGTGAAACGTTTTTCGTGAAACCGAAATATTAATGTCAAGATATAGTTCTGAACCATGCAGTGCAATAACAATTGATCTGTCCTTTTTGCTTTAGATCGTCGTCTCAAAAGCTCGTGCTCCCGAAGTGTGGAGGAAACATCTCCGCTAAAACAAATTATTCACTTTAACACATTTTCAATACGAACTCCACATGAAAACGCTACTCGGAGAAGCTGGGGGTTCAAAAACATCAAAGTGTTACGAGACCTTTGCTTTACAACCACTCGGTcgataaacatcacattttaaaaaaattgacATTTCAAGAAGATGGTGTTAACGATTCTTTGCACATTATACCGTAGGCTGTACCTATAGTCTATTAGCATGActtaaaaataaattctgaGGTGAGAATTTAACTGTCTCAACCGAGACATTGAAAAGCATAATTAATAAGGAAACAATGTTTAATCGAGTAAAATAGTAACATTTAAGATTACTCAAGCCTATCAAGGACCAGCGTTCATTGTGAGTGGGAATGATATTCAGTTATCTATAGCTATATTTAAACGTAAATCGAAACTATGAGAAAATTAGGTAATCGCAAAAAAATGAAATCTTTGTTTCAAGCGGTATAAAATATATTGGGAAGAACAATGAAAacctaaataaataatttgttAATGCGACGTAATTTACATGAAAAACTTAACTTCTCAAAGCTTAAGATTAGCTCTTTATGTATAGTGAACAATTCCAACAAGCTGTGATTACCTTTCTTACCGAGTACTCAATTTCCGTAATTGTCGTACAAATAGGGATTCACAACTTCCACTTACACGAGCTTCTAGTCTTTAGGTTTACAAATTAAACTAGGTGGCTGGAAATCGCGTTATGGACATTTTCACTTATtatttcttgtatttttttatgataGTTTGACCGTTTAGGCTCAAAAGGCAAGTAAAGCAAATGTAAGCAAGTAACGCAAATGAATAGCCAGCAGGCCGAGGAATTCTGCGCAGAGCAGGGCGCGAAGACCTGGCACAAAGCGAAGTGCTGTGTATCACGCAGTGTAATTTACTTAGGATAAAGACAGGGCTTGAACTTTTTTAAGGCGTATTTGTCTTCATTTGCTCCTTCCCGCCACTAAAGCAGCATGTAACTGTAGCACATAGTGTGGATTTGGCTTCTGCATCAGTTTCATTGATGTATTTGCTTGCTTAGTATCTAGGTGTGTCGACTCCTCAAAACCTACACGCGTCCAATTGTAGACTGACTCACGCGAGACCTTTAGCAGTCATATGTCGGCTGCAGCCATCTGGACTTTTGCTTAAGTACTTTTGCTTTCCAGTTTTGCATGCAAATAGCAGTCCTTAATGTGATTTAACTGTTTCActgtaattatgaaatgtgcaaATATCACATTATTGGATATGGAAAGTTAGTGGGCGGATGTCTTTTGCAAAAATACATATTGCATGGTTTTATTTGCTGTATATAGGCTGTATATATATTTGCAAATAGGCCTGCATATGCATACTAATATCTCATCATCAACCTGGGACGTGTAGATGTTTTGAAAATCAACATTTGCAGCATGACAACAGTAGGCTTGtgacataaaaaaaagaaagaaaaaaatataaccGTGTCGTTCCTGACACGTTTGTGGTCACGCCGGGGAAAATACCCAAATGCATTAAGACTTTTTGTGTTGGAGGGACGTGAAAGGTCGACGAAGATTTATTAACACTTTCATTTAACTTAACCCGGAAAGCTTTGCATAGTCTAGAAGACTTGACCGTTTACATGTCAGGATATTTACATTTCAGTGTCTTTAAGAAAAGGGTACTGATTGGTCAGTAGGCTGGACACTGAATATCTCACCCCATGATCAGCGGTGAAGAACCGTATCTATGATTCTTTGCCCTGATTCTACCCAGTCCTTGGCCTGAAGGGTGTTAGAAATGTTTACAGCATTATCTAGGTGCCCAAATGGGATTCGCCACTCGGATCCTGTCTTTAAATTCATGTAACTCCCTACGCTACTAGAAGTTAAGACGAGCTTCACGCGGAAGTGTGTACTGGAGCTGGGTGGAAAAGGGGGGGCATAGGGAAGTGTCCCTGCCAGGGCCTCGTCCAgctctgtgctgtgtgtggatgGTACCTGTGTGCTGTGGTCCTCACGCCAGTGACTGAGGAATATAAAGTGTCAAGACCTCAAGGCTTAAGAGTTCAGACTTGTGACGTTAATGGAGACCACAACTTCCTCCTACGTTTCAGaccaacaaaaaaagaaaataggcaatgggtggggtgggggttaaaGGCAGGAAGCTCCAGATGGGTTAAGGGCTTTACCACAAAaacaataagaaaaatataataaagccaagagatattttttttgcagatttttGCAGTGGTTTAGGCTTTTCCTTTGTAGGCCTATCGGCTGATCCCTGGGCCCTCTGATGATGGTGCAGACAGGGTCCTCCTCTCGCAGTCGACGTCACGCCCTCAATGTGCCACTAGAAGTTCTTCCCTTTTTTGTCTCCCGAAACTCCTCCACAGACGTCCACATATGAATCGGGAGCATTCCTCTCTGGTAAACATGGTTACATGCTGTTAGGCAGCTAACTTAGCTAATACCTTCTTCAAATCTCTACCGTGTGGCATCGCCAGGCTGGGAGGTGATTCGCTCTGGCCTGGAAACGTCACACAAACACCGGGAGGTAGAGCACGCCCCAGTTGGTAGTTAGTAGGCGTGCGGCTGTAGACGCGTGTCACGCTGTTCATACTCCCTCTGTCGGCGTTTAATTGTTCTTCTCTCCATTTTCACCCTCGTCGCATTAGTGTGACCTCATAGCAATTGctgagagtgccccccccccccccactggactGTTTATCACTAGAACTtgattttgggagggggggtgggaatGGAGAGGAGCCCTGACTACACCGCCATGGCTGAGTCAGCTGGGGGGAGGGCCTGGAAGGTGATGAAAGTGTACAGCATCCAGACACACTTCCTTCTGTCTGAGACCACTGGGGGGGGCTACAGTGACATAAGCCCCACATGACTCAGCCCTGAGGTATGCGCCTTAGCGTCGCCTCATGGATTGATGGCGCAACAGCGGCTCCCATAAGGGCCTCAAAATGGAGACCGGCTGGAATATGCAGACTGGCATCATGGCTGCCGTGATCTGCCAGGTGACTTTCCTTTTACAAAACCCCACCCCCATCGTGACTAGGAGGAAGGAGAAGCAGGACGTCAGTGCTACGCC from Brienomyrus brachyistius isolate T26 chromosome 3, BBRACH_0.4, whole genome shotgun sequence encodes the following:
- the bcl2l11 gene encoding bcl-2-like protein 11 isoform X2, yielding MSQRGQNHTNGSTTITERGEGGESQPSGGTDSDPSRSENRQAGEGDQMWGGIVTTNRVPGQVQAAPRFSALSASSSGYHSLDISLPNSPFMTHNKSTQTPSPSSQVIAHAQQRLSQGQENLRDYDTRRAPVPFFRTWTLSMLPDMRPEMLVAQELRRIGDKFNDIYMNGWTLILTSITPGI
- the bcl2l11 gene encoding bcl-2-like protein 11 isoform X1, with product MSQRGQNHTNGSTTITERGEGGESQPSGGTDSDPSRSENRQAGEGDQMWGGIVTTNRVPGQVQAAPRFSALSASSSGYHSLDISLPNSPFMTHNKSTQTPSPSSQVIAHAQQRLSQGQENLRDYDTRRAPVPFFRTWTLSMLPDMRPEMLVAQELRRIGDKFNDIYMNGRAWDRNLWAAPRRIQRMNVFVLWIANLLEWLLQFLRQR